In Gottschalkia purinilytica, the genomic stretch GACGAGTGAAACATAAAAGATATATCTGGTATGTAAGACAGTTCCCATCCTAGCACAGCTACTTGATAGTTTCCTGAAGTCAGTTTACTCTGTAGTTGTTGCCAGTCTGTGAGTTCTGTCTCTTCTGTTACATTTTCAAGTTCTATATCTTTATAGTCTTTTTCTACTTCTATTCCTATACTTTTCAGATTACTTGCTATTATATCAGTTGTTTTCATTCTCAATTGATTAGAAGAATTAGTAGTAATTTTTATAGTAAGTTTCTTACCATTTTCGTCTTCATATATTCCGTCTTCATTTTTATCAGTCCATCCTGCCGACTCTAATATTTTTCTAGCTTTTTTAACATTATACTTATAAGTTATATTTTTTTTAGAAAGTAACCATGAATCTGGGTGTATTGGAACATCTGCTTTAGTAGCATGTTTTAAATATACTTTTTCTACTATAGTATCCCTGTCTATTCCATAGGCAATTGCCTTTCTTAAAGCTTTTCCTTTTTCATCTTGAAATAACTCGTCTTTAAAATTAAATGCTAAAAATTCGTAATTTCTTGAGGGAAATTCATATTTTTTCACACTTTCATTTTGTGCATACGATTCCCAGTCTATCCCTAGACTAGAAGCTATGTTTACTTGTCCTGAATCAAAAGATACTAAAGATAATTTTTCATCTTTTAAAATCTTTCCTATAATTCTTTGTATATGGGGTTTTTCTCCCCAATATTCATCGTTTATATCTAGTTTAACAGACTTTAACTTTTCATATTTAGTTTTTTTATACGGTCCAGTCCCTATAGGATTATATCCTTGTAACGATAATGCTCTATCATAAGATCCTTGACTTACATCTCCACCACCAGTAAATCTATGCTTAGGCACTATCGGAAAAGTTAGAGTCTCCAATACATCACTAAACGTCTCACTAAAGTTTATTGTTATATTATAAATATCA encodes the following:
- a CDS encoding peptide ABC transporter substrate-binding protein, which produces MKIKRLACILLILVITISIVACSVGSKVATGEKQQEKIKKEKAVDGGEITVPITNVKTLNPLLSTDSSLYYFNKLIFEGLFGIDKNLNIKNILAEKYTIENNGQSINIKLRENVKWHDGTDFTSEDVKFTIDTLKYGSTSSKYSELIPDLYSTNGVANIQKISSIEVHDIYNITINFSETFSDVLETLTFPIVPKHRFTGGGDVSQGSYDRALSLQGYNPIGTGPYKKTKYEKLKSVKLDINDEYWGEKPHIQRIIGKILKDEKLSLVSFDSGQVNIASSLGIDWESYAQNESVKKYEFPSRNYEFLAFNFKDELFQDEKGKALRKAIAYGIDRDTIVEKVYLKHATKADVPIHPDSWLLSKKNITYKYNVKKARKILESAGWTDKNEDGIYEDENGKKLTIKITTNSSNQLRMKTTDIIASNLKSIGIEVEKDYKDIELENVTEETELTDWQQLQSKLTSGNYQVAVLGWELSYIPDISFMFHSSGTDNFINYNNEKMDDLLNNVKSSISREEKKKAYAKLQKYILDELPYVSLFFTNGSILGYKRVEGDIQPSFVNVYDEIQNWYIPKKFQNSNK